In Massilistercora timonensis, the following are encoded in one genomic region:
- a CDS encoding SNF2-related protein, which yields MKTSSAFSFAQADIDHVLRLGGNTYRQRERIVAAFEEQKSTTEIADTLKTLYHGGNGIGSITAWYAEDGIHLSHGKTARYDKSAQVISWESAAERIGQLLQDGQFATNVELAEAAGYERSLLAEKFWNLYHDFSEEAREAGYLPILSNNPGRGFPEESAWLTEQLKSPEFRQNLAEEYAAFWTAYQQDRDLLRFHYHKPKEIWENLQDLSLPRTTFTSQLTEVPSVKQFISEDEIDAAMTRGSGFEGGKGRVFTFFQEPHTDKEKVDFLKHKYGIGGHSHALSGAMKSDESHDGKGLHYKKDGCPDVHFTWEKVAKRITDLIQKGRYLTEQEQAEYDKIQAEKALAEEDALQAQQPDPAVWEYNGVKERHPDDIILYQMGDFFELYGEDAKTAAAELDLNLTTRAIPGGGRVEMCGFPANRLEQVVEQLRDKHDVTISAVPKGGRERQEYSMPSIDHEAEQHINAQEAEFGADGTRVFQETEAAAAPTIRELHEQYKPIVLAAVMEDVPYRNACGHSDHENAVIEGNAAIRRAVLGSGNMELLRLYSDTPEFRQRLHREIIDETYPKLHELLHPLTDNDIDKAIQDWNGKIESKHAVVRYMEKHGREKDTAAWLAHEFDGGDGKTPFSVRPESPEGTVLPWPKVQRRIAQLIKEDRFYTEAEQDRFDNIDPIAIREALAERGIVNGELVDEEKLDNDPFIQRVMADVEAISRESVPADEPEQPSPHNLRVLVSDEEYAAARGTLRERTSYDPAVPPYNVGDIVYLDDRPHQITELRDDTVQLLPTGMSYPIYRAESRERFEQLLREDNRNDFYTEFLPANLDTVDQDLRDVLAHGLIGEADKAELSELLRNGKSNQEVALWLSRAYPNIVETMELETGETADYRTMPEGIELEVLDADEKRLAMLFFQWSEVAPLLRGMYARQLDGFEQERPEPAAETPAFQAETVAVYPGDKNNLPYDVVVQTLRTNEPEPPTPAVEPEKTLDEVLDEHPVSIQVNGEWQTFPNVKAAEEASYEEYKANLRRTAENFRITDDHLGEGGPKAKFQANVEAIKLLKYLEETTEQATPEQQKILSRYVGWGGLADAFDPDKESWSKEYAQLKELLTPEEYAAARGSTLNAHYTSPTVIKAIYEAVGRMGFETGNILEPSCGVGNFFGMLPEEMRNSRLYGVELDSISGRIAQQLYPKADITVAGFETTDRRDFYDLAVGNVPFGQYQVRDKAYDKLNFSIHNYFFAKALDQVRPGGVVAFVTSRYTMDAKDSTVRRYLAQRAELLGAIRLPNDAFKKNAGAEVVSDIIFLQKRDRPLDIVPEWTQTGQTEDGFAINRYFLDHPEMVLGRQEPESTAHGMDYTVNPIEGLELADQLHDAVKYIRGTYQEAELPELGEGEAIDTSIPADPNVKNYSYTVVDGDVYYRENSCMVRPDLNATAEARVKGLVGLRECVQQLIDLQMDAATPDSAIQDKQAELNRLYDSFSAKYGLINDRANRLAFADDSSYYLLCALEVIDEDGKLERKADMFTKRTIKPHKAVDTVDTASEALAVSISEKAFVDMAYMAELTGKTGDELAAELKGVIFRVPGQLEKDGTPHYVTADEYLSGNVRRKLRQAQRAAQQDPSFAVNVEALTAAQPKDLDASEIEVRLGATWIDKEYIQQFMYETFDTPFYLQRNIEVNYSSFTAEWQITGKSSVSQNNVAAYTTYGTSRANAYKILEDSLNLRDVRIYDTIEDADGKERRVLNAKETTLAAQKQQAIRDAFKDWIWKDPDRRQALVRQYNEEMNSTRPREYDGGHITFGGMNPAITLREHQKNAIAHVLYGGNTLLAHEVGAGKTFEMVAAAMESKRLGLCQKSLFVVPNHLTEQWASEFLRLYPSANILVTTKKDFETHNRKKFCARIATGDYDAIIMGHSQFEKIPISRERQERLLQEQIDEITEGIAEVKYSGGERFTVKQLERTKKSLEARLEKLQAESRKDDVVTFEQLGVDRLFVDEAHNYKNLFLYTKMRNVAGLSTSDAQKSSDMFAKCRYMDELTGNRGVIFATGTPVSNSMTELYTMQRYLQYDRLQELNMTHFDCWASRFGETVTALELAPEGTGYRARTRFSKFFNLPELMNLFREVADIKTADQLNLPTPEVEYHNIVAQPTEHQKEMVQVLSERASRVHSGSVDPSEDNMLKITGDGRKLGLDQRIINQLLPDEPGTKVNQCVGNIMQIWRDGEADKLTQLVFCDISTPQAAPSKKAAKQLDNPTLHALEQAVPLDEPEPAFTIYEDIRQKLIAQGMPAEQIAFIHEAKTEVQKKELFSKVRTGQVRVLLGSTSKMGAGTNVQDRLVALHDLDCPWRPGDLAQRKGRIERQGNQNPLVHVYRYVTEGTFDAYLWQTVENKQKFISQIMTSKSPVRSCDDVDETALSFAEIKALCAGDPRIKERMDLDVEVARLKLMKADHQSKQYRLEDQLLKYFPQEIETNKGFIKGFEADLETLAAHPHPEDGFAGMEIRGDVLTDKENAGAALLDACKEVKGSEPVQIGSYRGFTMSVEFSAWKQEYTLLLKGQMTHRASLGTDPRGNLTRIDNALAQMPQRLEAVKNQLDNLYQQQAAAKEEIGKPFPFEDDLRVKSARLVELDTLLNIDGKGHAQPETVVAKSARPSVLDSLKRPVPPRSPEKKPKQHEEVR from the coding sequence GTGAAAACATCCTCTGCTTTTTCTTTTGCCCAGGCTGACATCGACCATGTGCTGCGGCTGGGCGGCAACACCTATCGCCAGAGAGAGCGCATTGTCGCGGCCTTTGAGGAGCAGAAGTCCACCACCGAGATCGCAGACACCCTGAAAACCCTGTACCATGGCGGCAACGGGATTGGCAGCATCACTGCATGGTATGCCGAGGATGGAATCCATCTTTCCCACGGCAAAACTGCCCGTTACGATAAGTCCGCCCAGGTCATTTCCTGGGAGAGTGCCGCTGAGCGTATCGGCCAGCTTTTGCAGGACGGCCAGTTTGCCACCAATGTGGAGCTGGCTGAGGCTGCGGGCTATGAACGCTCCCTCCTCGCGGAAAAGTTCTGGAATCTGTACCACGATTTCAGCGAGGAAGCCAGAGAAGCTGGGTATCTGCCCATCCTTTCCAACAATCCGGGGCGCGGTTTCCCGGAGGAATCTGCATGGCTCACCGAACAGCTGAAAAGCCCGGAGTTTCGCCAGAACCTTGCGGAAGAATATGCTGCCTTCTGGACGGCCTACCAGCAGGATCGGGATTTGCTGCGCTTCCACTACCATAAACCCAAAGAAATTTGGGAGAACCTGCAAGATCTGTCCTTGCCTCGCACCACCTTTACCTCTCAGTTGACGGAAGTACCTTCGGTCAAGCAGTTTATCTCTGAGGACGAGATCGACGCCGCCATGACCAGAGGCAGCGGATTTGAGGGCGGTAAGGGCCGAGTTTTCACCTTTTTCCAGGAACCCCATACGGATAAGGAAAAGGTGGATTTTCTCAAACATAAGTATGGTATTGGCGGTCACTCCCATGCCCTGTCCGGTGCAATGAAAAGCGATGAAAGCCACGACGGAAAAGGTCTGCACTACAAAAAAGACGGCTGCCCGGATGTGCATTTCACCTGGGAGAAAGTCGCCAAACGGATTACCGACCTGATCCAGAAGGGACGCTATCTCACAGAACAGGAACAGGCGGAGTATGACAAAATCCAGGCAGAAAAGGCCCTGGCGGAAGAAGATGCCCTGCAAGCCCAGCAGCCGGACCCGGCTGTGTGGGAATACAACGGCGTCAAGGAGCGCCACCCGGATGATATAATCCTCTACCAAATGGGGGATTTTTTTGAGCTGTACGGTGAGGACGCCAAAACTGCTGCTGCGGAACTGGACCTCAATCTCACGACCCGCGCTATCCCCGGCGGTGGCCGTGTGGAAATGTGCGGCTTTCCGGCAAACCGGCTGGAGCAGGTTGTGGAACAGCTGCGGGATAAGCATGATGTGACCATTTCCGCTGTCCCGAAGGGCGGCAGGGAGCGGCAGGAGTATTCCATGCCCTCTATCGACCATGAGGCGGAACAGCACATCAATGCCCAGGAAGCGGAGTTTGGCGCAGACGGGACCAGAGTATTTCAGGAGACCGAAGCAGCCGCAGCCCCTACGATTCGAGAACTGCATGAGCAATACAAGCCCATTGTACTTGCCGCTGTTATGGAAGATGTGCCATATCGCAATGCCTGCGGTCACAGTGACCATGAGAACGCCGTGATCGAGGGCAATGCCGCTATTCGCCGTGCTGTCCTGGGATCTGGCAACATGGAGCTGCTCCGCCTCTATTCCGACACACCGGAGTTCCGCCAGCGCCTTCATCGAGAAATCATCGACGAGACCTATCCCAAGCTCCATGAGCTGCTGCACCCTCTCACGGACAATGACATCGACAAGGCTATCCAGGACTGGAACGGCAAAATCGAAAGTAAACACGCCGTTGTCCGTTACATGGAGAAACATGGGCGGGAAAAAGATACCGCTGCATGGCTGGCCCATGAGTTTGACGGCGGCGATGGCAAAACCCCGTTTTCGGTTCGCCCGGAAAGCCCCGAAGGAACGGTGCTGCCCTGGCCCAAGGTACAGCGCCGGATCGCTCAGCTTATCAAGGAGGACCGGTTCTACACCGAAGCGGAACAGGACCGGTTCGACAACATCGACCCCATCGCCATTCGGGAGGCTTTGGCCGAGCGCGGCATTGTGAATGGTGAACTGGTGGATGAGGAAAAACTGGATAATGACCCATTCATCCAGCGTGTTATGGCGGATGTGGAGGCCATATCCAGAGAGAGCGTCCCGGCAGATGAGCCGGAACAGCCTTCTCCCCATAATTTGCGTGTTCTGGTTTCAGATGAGGAATACGCTGCGGCTCGTGGCACACTCCGGGAGCGAACCTCCTACGATCCAGCGGTTCCTCCTTACAATGTGGGTGATATTGTCTATCTGGATGACCGGCCCCATCAGATCACAGAGCTGCGGGATGACACGGTGCAGCTGCTGCCCACCGGCATGAGCTATCCCATCTACCGGGCTGAGAGCCGGGAACGGTTTGAGCAGCTTTTGCGGGAGGATAACCGCAACGACTTCTATACCGAATTCCTGCCTGCAAATCTGGATACGGTGGACCAGGACCTTCGGGATGTGCTGGCCCATGGCCTGATTGGTGAGGCGGACAAGGCGGAGCTTTCCGAGCTTCTTCGCAACGGCAAGAGTAACCAGGAGGTAGCCTTGTGGCTGAGCCGGGCCTATCCCAACATCGTGGAAACGATGGAGCTGGAGACCGGCGAGACCGCCGATTACCGCACGATGCCGGAAGGTATCGAGCTGGAAGTGCTGGATGCAGATGAAAAGCGTCTGGCCATGCTGTTCTTCCAGTGGAGCGAGGTTGCGCCTTTGCTGCGCGGGATGTATGCCCGTCAGTTGGACGGTTTTGAGCAGGAACGCCCCGAACCGGCTGCCGAAACCCCGGCCTTCCAAGCCGAGACTGTGGCTGTCTATCCGGGCGATAAGAACAATCTGCCCTATGATGTGGTTGTTCAGACCCTGCGAACCAATGAGCCGGAGCCGCCCACGCCTGCTGTCGAGCCGGAAAAGACTCTGGATGAGGTACTGGACGAACACCCCGTTTCCATTCAGGTAAACGGCGAGTGGCAGACCTTCCCCAATGTCAAAGCTGCCGAGGAAGCCTCTTATGAGGAATACAAGGCCAATCTGCGTCGCACCGCCGAGAATTTCCGTATCACTGACGATCACCTGGGCGAAGGCGGCCCCAAGGCTAAGTTCCAGGCCAATGTCGAGGCAATCAAGCTGCTGAAATACCTGGAGGAAACCACCGAGCAGGCAACGCCGGAACAGCAGAAAATCCTTTCTCGGTATGTGGGCTGGGGCGGCCTTGCCGATGCCTTTGACCCCGACAAGGAAAGCTGGAGCAAGGAATATGCCCAGCTGAAGGAACTGCTGACCCCGGAGGAATACGCTGCTGCCAGAGGTTCCACCCTCAACGCGCACTACACCAGCCCTACGGTCATCAAAGCGATTTACGAGGCTGTGGGCCGCATGGGATTTGAGACCGGCAACATCCTGGAGCCGTCCTGTGGTGTAGGCAATTTCTTCGGTATGCTGCCGGAGGAAATGCGAAACAGCCGTCTTTACGGCGTGGAGCTGGATTCCATCAGCGGGCGTATTGCCCAGCAGCTCTACCCCAAGGCCGACATCACCGTGGCAGGGTTTGAGACCACCGACAGGCGGGATTTCTACGATCTGGCGGTGGGTAATGTACCGTTTGGCCAGTATCAGGTTCGGGATAAAGCCTATGACAAGCTGAATTTCAGCATTCACAACTACTTTTTCGCCAAGGCTCTGGATCAGGTTCGTCCCGGTGGCGTGGTGGCCTTTGTCACCAGCCGCTACACGATGGACGCCAAGGATTCCACCGTGCGCCGGTATCTTGCTCAGCGCGCCGAACTGCTGGGGGCCATCCGTCTGCCCAATGACGCTTTCAAAAAGAACGCAGGTGCCGAGGTCGTTTCGGACATCATCTTCCTGCAAAAGCGTGACCGTCCGTTGGACATCGTGCCGGAGTGGACGCAGACCGGGCAGACCGAGGACGGCTTTGCCATCAACCGCTATTTCCTGGACCACCCGGAAATGGTGCTGGGCCGACAGGAACCGGAAAGCACCGCCCACGGCATGGACTACACCGTGAACCCCATCGAGGGGCTGGAGCTTGCCGATCAGCTGCATGATGCCGTGAAGTACATTCGCGGCACCTACCAGGAGGCCGAGCTGCCGGAGCTGGGCGAGGGCGAAGCCATCGACACTTCTATCCCTGCTGACCCCAATGTGAAAAATTACTCCTACACCGTTGTGGACGGCGATGTGTATTACCGTGAAAACAGCTGTATGGTACGGCCTGACCTGAATGCCACCGCCGAAGCCCGTGTGAAAGGACTGGTGGGTCTGCGAGAATGTGTCCAGCAGCTCATTGATCTGCAAATGGACGCCGCCACACCGGACAGCGCCATCCAGGACAAACAGGCCGAACTGAACCGGCTCTATGACAGCTTCTCTGCAAAATATGGTCTTATCAATGACCGGGCGAACCGGCTGGCCTTTGCTGATGATTCCAGCTACTATCTGCTCTGCGCGCTGGAAGTCATTGACGAGGACGGCAAGCTGGAGCGCAAGGCGGATATGTTCACCAAGCGCACCATCAAGCCCCACAAGGCGGTGGACACTGTGGATACCGCAAGTGAAGCTCTGGCCGTATCAATTTCCGAAAAAGCCTTTGTCGATATGGCGTATATGGCGGAGTTGACCGGCAAGACCGGCGACGAACTGGCCGCCGAGCTAAAAGGCGTGATCTTCCGTGTACCTGGGCAGTTGGAGAAAGACGGCACTCCCCATTATGTAACAGCCGACGAATACCTGTCCGGCAATGTGCGGCGCAAGCTGCGTCAGGCACAGCGGGCCGCACAGCAGGACCCTTCCTTTGCAGTCAATGTGGAGGCCCTTACCGCTGCCCAGCCCAAAGACCTGGATGCGTCGGAGATTGAGGTGCGCCTGGGCGCTACCTGGATCGACAAAGAGTACATCCAGCAGTTTATGTATGAGACCTTCGACACGCCGTTTTATCTCCAGCGCAATATCGAGGTCAACTATTCTTCTTTCACCGCTGAGTGGCAGATCACCGGCAAAAGCTCTGTAAGCCAGAACAATGTAGCAGCCTATACCACCTACGGAACCAGCCGTGCCAATGCCTACAAGATTCTGGAGGACAGCCTGAACCTGCGGGATGTCCGTATCTACGACACCATAGAGGATGCAGACGGCAAAGAGCGCCGGGTGTTGAATGCCAAAGAGACCACCCTGGCCGCCCAAAAGCAGCAAGCGATCCGGGACGCTTTCAAAGACTGGATTTGGAAAGACCCGGACCGCCGCCAAGCTCTGGTCCGCCAGTACAATGAGGAAATGAACTCCACCCGTCCCCGTGAATACGACGGCGGACACATTACTTTCGGTGGTATGAACCCGGCCATCACCTTGCGGGAACACCAGAAAAACGCTATCGCTCATGTGCTGTACGGCGGCAATACGCTGCTGGCACACGAGGTAGGCGCTGGCAAAACCTTTGAAATGGTGGCTGCCGCCATGGAGAGTAAGCGCCTGGGCTTGTGTCAGAAATCCCTCTTTGTGGTGCCGAACCATCTGACCGAACAATGGGCGTCGGAGTTTCTGCGGCTCTATCCTTCCGCCAACATTCTTGTCACCACCAAAAAGGACTTTGAGACCCACAACCGCAAGAAGTTCTGCGCCCGCATTGCCACCGGCGATTATGACGCCATCATCATGGGACACAGCCAGTTTGAGAAAATCCCCATCAGCCGAGAGCGTCAGGAACGGCTCCTCCAGGAGCAGATCGACGAGATCACCGAGGGCATTGCCGAGGTGAAGTACAGCGGCGGTGAGCGTTTCACGGTCAAGCAGTTGGAACGCACCAAGAAGTCCCTGGAAGCCCGGCTGGAGAAATTGCAGGCCGAGAGCCGCAAGGACGATGTGGTAACATTCGAGCAGTTGGGTGTGGACCGCCTGTTCGTCGATGAGGCGCATAACTATAAAAACCTGTTTTTATACACCAAGATGCGGAATGTGGCAGGTCTCTCCACAAGCGATGCCCAAAAGTCCAGCGATATGTTTGCAAAGTGTCGCTATATGGATGAACTGACCGGAAACCGTGGTGTGATTTTCGCCACTGGCACCCCCGTATCGAACAGCATGACCGAACTTTACACCATGCAGCGGTATCTCCAGTATGACCGCCTGCAAGAGCTGAACATGACCCACTTCGACTGCTGGGCCAGCCGCTTCGGAGAAACCGTCACGGCGCTGGAGCTGGCACCGGAAGGCACCGGCTACCGGGCAAGAACGAGATTCAGCAAGTTTTTCAACCTCCCGGAGCTGATGAACTTGTTCCGTGAAGTTGCCGACATCAAAACCGCCGATCAGCTGAACTTGCCCACCCCGGAGGTGGAATACCACAACATCGTGGCCCAGCCTACTGAACACCAAAAAGAGATGGTGCAGGTTCTCTCCGAGCGCGCCTCCAGGGTACACAGCGGCAGCGTTGACCCCTCAGAGGACAATATGCTCAAGATTACCGGCGATGGCCGCAAGCTGGGTCTGGACCAGCGTATCATCAACCAGCTGCTGCCGGATGAACCCGGCACCAAGGTCAATCAGTGTGTGGGTAATATCATGCAGATCTGGCGGGACGGCGAGGCTGACAAGCTGACCCAGCTGGTATTCTGCGACATTTCCACGCCCCAGGCAGCCCCCTCCAAAAAGGCAGCCAAACAGCTGGATAATCCCACACTTCATGCGCTGGAACAGGCTGTGCCGTTGGATGAGCCTGAGCCTGCCTTTACCATCTATGAGGACATCCGCCAGAAGCTCATCGCCCAGGGAATGCCCGCCGAGCAGATTGCTTTTATCCACGAAGCCAAGACCGAGGTGCAGAAGAAAGAACTGTTTTCCAAGGTTCGCACTGGGCAGGTGCGCGTCCTGCTGGGCAGCACCTCCAAAATGGGCGCTGGCACCAATGTGCAGGACCGGCTTGTGGCGCTCCATGACCTGGATTGTCCGTGGCGTCCGGGAGACCTTGCCCAGCGCAAGGGCCGTATCGAGCGCCAGGGCAACCAGAATCCGCTGGTCCATGTGTACCGCTATGTTACCGAGGGAACTTTCGATGCCTACCTGTGGCAGACGGTGGAGAACAAACAGAAATTCATTTCGCAAATCATGACCAGCAAAAGCCCGGTCCGCTCCTGCGATGATGTGGACGAAACGGCGCTGTCCTTTGCCGAGATCAAGGCCCTGTGCGCCGGAGACCCCCGTATCAAGGAGCGCATGGATTTGGATGTGGAGGTTGCGCGTCTGAAGCTGATGAAAGCTGACCATCAGAGCAAGCAGTACCGCCTGGAGGATCAGTTGCTCAAATACTTCCCCCAGGAAATCGAAACTAACAAGGGGTTTATTAAAGGCTTTGAAGCGGATCTGGAGACCCTGGCCGCCCATCCTCACCCGGAGGATGGCTTTGCTGGAATGGAGATCCGGGGCGATGTGCTGACTGACAAAGAAAACGCCGGTGCAGCCTTGCTAGACGCCTGTAAGGAGGTCAAAGGCTCCGAACCGGTGCAGATCGGCAGCTATCGGGGCTTTACTATGTCCGTGGAGTTTTCCGCTTGGAAACAGGAATATACGCTCCTGTTGAAAGGCCAGATGACCCACCGGGCAAGCCTCGGCACAGACCCGCGCGGAAACCTCACCCGTATCGACAATGCACTGGCTCAAATGCCTCAGCGTTTGGAAGCCGTGAAAAACCAGCTGGACAACCTTTACCAACAGCAGGCCGCAGCCAAAGAGGAAATCGGAAAGCCGTTTCCCTTTGAGGATGATCTGCGAGTCAAGTCCGCCCGTCTGGTGGAACTGGACACGCTGCTGAACATTGACGGCAAGGGCCATGCCCAGCCGGAAACTGTGGTTGCCAAGAGCGCACGGCCTTCGGTGCTGGACAGCTTGAAGCGCCCGGTGCCACCCCGTAGCCCTGAAAAGAAACCGAAACAACATGAGGAGGTGCGATAA
- a CDS encoding TnpV protein — MENSLTYTMNGDYQIPDLKLTEQPEKPLGKYGRMRKAYLKEHRPLIYNQLLLTEKLYPHLIEIDETAQSRLEQMMPQLAKDAGATEQLKASDPMRWVGLMNTCKAQAEEILMAELIHS, encoded by the coding sequence ATGGAGAACAGCCTGACTTACACGATGAACGGAGATTATCAGATTCCCGACCTGAAGCTGACCGAACAGCCGGAGAAGCCCCTGGGCAAGTACGGCAGGATGCGGAAAGCGTACCTGAAGGAACACCGGCCCCTGATTTACAATCAGCTGCTGCTGACCGAGAAGCTGTACCCGCACCTCATCGAGATCGACGAGACAGCGCAGAGCCGTCTGGAGCAGATGATGCCCCAGCTGGCGAAAGACGCGGGCGCGACGGAGCAGCTGAAAGCCAGCGACCCGATGCGCTGGGTGGGCCTGATGAACACCTGCAAAGCACAGGCCGAGGAGATTCTGATGGCGGAGCTTATTCACAGCTGA
- a CDS encoding transposon-transfer assisting family protein: protein MNNFTFEETNLLCIYNTGSRTGLIDALTEMRGELSPEEAELRELTDSALGKLQAMNDTEFAELELYPDFDE, encoded by the coding sequence ATGAACAACTTCACCTTTGAGGAAACGAACCTTCTTTGCATCTACAACACCGGCAGCCGCACCGGGCTGATCGACGCTCTGACGGAGATGCGCGGTGAGCTTTCGCCGGAGGAAGCCGAGCTGCGGGAACTGACGGACAGCGCCCTGGGTAAACTCCAAGCTATGAACGACACCGAGTTTGCCGAACTGGAGCTGTACCCAGATTTCGACGAGTAA